CCGGCTTCGCCTGGATGAAGCTGGTGAACCAGGCGAGCGCGTTGTCGTCGAAGTTGTCCAGCGCCTGGTAGGTGCGCCAGCTGACCCCGGCCCGCTCCAGCCGCTCCGCGTAGGTGGTCCACTCGAAGCCCGCGGCGGGCTCGGAGTTGTCGGTCACCGGCGTGTCGCGGACGGTGCCGCCGCTGGTGCCGGTCATCAGGTGCTCGCGGTTGGTGTTGGTGTTGCACTGCACCGAGGCGTAGTACGCGTCGCAGGTGGTGAACACCGAGGCCAGCGCGTGGTAGAAGGGCATGTCGGCCGACTCGTAGTAGCCCTGGCCGAGCCAGCCCGAGGAGCGCCGGGTGACCGAGCCGTCGGCCAGGCCGTCGTTCCAGGCGTTCATCGAGTCGACGTAGCCGAAGGCCGGCGCGCCCTGCTGGTAGGCGCTGGTGTGGGCGGCGTTCATCGGGTACGGCAGCAGGTAGCCCTCGGGCCGGGACGGGTCGGGCTGGTGGAACACCGAGCGGCCGTTGACGCCGCGCACCGCGGCGCGGTCCCCGAAGCCGCGCACGCCGGGCAGGGTGCCGAAGTAGTGGTCGAACGCCCGGTTCTCCTGCATCAGGACGACCACGTGCTGGATGTCCTCCAGCCTGCCGGGTCGGGCGGGGGCGGCCAGCGCCTGACGGACGCTCAGCGGCAGCGCGGACAGCACGGCCGCGGCGGCGGCGCCGCCCAGCAGGGTGCGGCGCGACAGCGCGGTGCTCGGGCGCGACAGTTCGGGACTCATCGGGGCTCCTCGTACACGGTGCCGGGCTCCGTTGCTCCCGGCCGTGACCATTGGTAGGCGGCACAGGTGGACTGGACCGGTGCGGCGGGTGACGCGCGGATGACGCCCGAGGCACAACCTGTACAGACATCTTGGCGGCGCTGTCGCGGATAACCGGATGACCGGCCCGCCCTGCCCGATGTAAGCTTCGCTAGCCGATATCAACCCTTACCAAATCTGGAGTGCAGCATGTCCGAGGACGCCACCCTCCCCGAACTCGTCCGGGCCTGGGTCAGCGGCTGGACGGTCTCCCGCGGCGCCGCCGACCCCGCCCCCGAGCCCTGGGGCTGGAGCATCGACGTCGGCCAGGCCCGCCACGTGCGGCGCCACGTGCTGCCCGCCCCCGCCGAGGCGGACGTCCGCAAGCTCGGCGAGGCCGCCGCCCCCTGGACGTGGCTCAAGCTGTTCGCCGAGGAGGAGCGGGTCCTGCCCTGGATCGGCCCCGGCTGGCACCAGGACGCCCCCGGCCACCTGATGACCGTTCACCTGCGCCCCGAGCGGCCCGCCGTCCCGGCCGGCTACCGGATCACCACCTGGAGCCGCGGCGGCACCGTCCGCGCCCTGATCCGCACCGCCGACGGCGCCTTCGCCGCCCGCGGCCAGGTCGGCCTGGCCCCCGCCACCCCGCTCGGCGGCCGGGTCGACGCCCCGCTGCTCGCCGTCGCCGACCAGATCGAGACCGCCCCGAGCACCGCCGCCGCGGCCTCGGCTCGCTCCTGATGCGCACCCTGCAGAACGAGGCGCACGCGGCCGGCGCGCGCACCGCCGTGCTGGTCGGCACCACCGAGGCCGCGCCCTCTACACCAGCCTCGGCTGGACGCCGCGCTCCCCGATGGCCGGCTTCTGGTACGACCCCGCGACGCCCACCGACCGCCCGCACGGCGGCTCCTGACGCAGCGGTGCCCGTCCGGAGGGGTGCGGACTCCGGACGGGCACCGGGCGGGATTCGAGCGAGAGGGAGAGCGCGGGGAGGGGCAAGGGCAGGGAGAACGCGGAGGTTCAGGCGGCGATCAGCAGGCTCCGGCGCGGGGCGATCACCCGGCCGTCCGGCAGCAGCTCGCCGGTGTCGTCGAACAGCAGCACCCCGTTGCAGAGCAGGCTCCAGCCCTGCTCGGGGTGGCGGGCGACCGGAACGGCCGCCTCCCGGTCCGCCGAATCGGCGGGCGGACACTCGGTTCGGTGCTGGCACATCCTTGTACCTCGCTTCGCTGAAAATCTGGGCCGGTTCAGGTGTGAAACGGCGTCAGCCGGGTAGGACGACTGGTCCGCGACCCGACCGACACCAGTGTCCGGCTCCGCGGGCGCTCGCGCAGCCATTTGGTGACATGCGCCACAGAAGAACCCGCGAGATCACCCGAGCGGGTGGGTGACGACCCGATCCATGCACGAACGGGCCATGCCGGACCGATCCGATCGGATCAGTGCGGCATGGCCCGTCCGGGTGGTGCGGGTCCGCTTCCGGGGAGTTGTCAACCGGCCGCCGGGCCCACCGACTCCGGCGGCGCGGTCAACCCGATCGACGCGATCAACGCGATCAACGCAGTCGATGTGACCGGTGCGATCAACCGATCAGTGCGGCCGGCCGGGCCGCGGGCGAGCGCTCCAGCCGGGCCAGCAACTCGGCGGCGGGCAGCGCCTGGTGCGCGGCCACCCCGAGCGGGGCCGGGGCCAGCGGGATCAGCAGGTCCTCCCCGGGCTGGCCGCCGTGCAGCCACAGCGCCGAGGCGTAGTGCTCGGGCAGCGGCAGCAACCGGGGCTCGTACCGCACGGGCGTGCCGTGGGTGAGCTGCCAGGCCTGGCTCAGCGCCCGCACGGTGGAGTCGAGGAACGGGCCGGCGCTCAGGTGGGAGAAGACCGGGCCGTCCGCGCCGTCGACCACCTCGGCGGCGGCCACCACCTCCTCCAGCCCGTCCTCGGTGAACTCCCCGACGGCCAGCGTCCCGCGCTCCGTCCCGCGCTCCGTCCCGCGCTCCGTCCCGCGCTCCGTCCCGCGGTCGGCACCGCCGGCCGTGCAGCCGCCGTGCCCGCACGGCGCGGATGCCGCGTCGTCGGCGGTGCTCGCGCTGAGCAGGAAGCGCCAGCCCGTGCGGTCGGCCCCGGCCAGCCGGGGCGCGGGCCCGTGCAGGGTGTGGACGGGCAGGGCGAGCAGCGGGCGGAGGCGGCCGGAGCCGCGCGGTGCCACGGCGGCGAGGGTGGCGCCGCCGCTTCCGCGGGGGCGAGGGCGGAGAGCGCGGCGCGCAGTGCGCCGGCCGGGGGCTGGGGCAGGTGCAGGGTCATGGCTGAGTCGCCTCTCCGTGCGAGATCGGCGTGCCGTTGCGGCATACCGGCACGGCACCGACATGAGGGAGGTCTGGCCGTGTCCGGTTGTGCGTGGGGCGCCGAGTGGGTGGGCGGGTCGTCGACGAGATCCCTCGACATCGGGGGCGACTCGGACGGCCTGGACCGGGCCTGAGCGGCGTGCGAATTCCATTCGAACAGGTGCGCAGGGTGACCTTCATATCACGTTCAGTTGCCCGGTTCAAGTCGGGGAATCGCTGACGGAACGTCAGGATCACTGTCTCGCGCGGGTGTTCGCATCGTGGGCTATCGATCTTCGACCTGGGCATGATGCTCAGGCACTGTCGACCGAGGGGAGAGAAGGCACCCGTGGGCGAGAAGGTCGTGGCGACCCGGGCGGAGCTGGCCGACCGGCAGCTGTACCGCCGCAAGCTCCAGTCCTGCCTGGACGTGCTGGGGCGGATGCTCAGGGAGGAGCGGTTCGACCGGCCGAAGGCGATGATGGGCCTGGAGATCGAGCTGAACCTGGCCGACGAACGGGGGCTCCCGGTGCTCGGCAACGAGCGGGTGCTGGAGGCGATCTCCTCCGACGACTTCCAGACCGAGCTGGGCCGGTTCAACATCGAGGTCAACGTCGCCCCGCGCCGCCTGGGCGGCCACGTGTTCGAGGACCTGCGCGAGGAGCTCGACACCGGCCTGCGCTACGCCGACCGCCGGGCCGCCGACGCGGGCGCCCGGATCGTGATGGTCGGCATCCTGCCGACCCTCGGCCTCGAACACGCCGGGCTGGACGCGATGAGCCGCAACAACCGCTACAGCCTGCTCAGCGACCAGATCATGGCCGCCCGCGGCGAGGACATCGCGCTCGACATCGACGGGGTGGAGCGCCTGGCCGTCGACTCGGTGTCGATGGTCGCCGAGGCCGCCGCCACCTCGCTACAGCTCCACCTCCAGGTCACCCCCGCCCGGTTCGCCTCGGTGTGGAACGCGGCCCAGGCGATCTGCGGCGCGCAGCTCGCGCTCGGCGCCAACTCCCCGTTCCTGTTCGGCCGCGAGCTGTGGCGCGAGACCCGACCGGTGCTGTTCCAGCAGGCGTGCGACACCCGTTCGGCCGAGCTCAAGGCGCAGGGCGTGCGCCCCATCACCTGGTTCGGGGAGCGCTGGGTCGACTCCGCGCTCGACCTGTTCGCCGAGAACCTGCGGTACTTCCCGGCCCTGCTGCCGATCTGCGACGACGAGGACCCGGTCAAGGTGCTGGCCTCCGGCGGCGTGCCCCGGCTCGGCGAGATGCGGCTGCACAACGGCACCGTCTACCGCTGGAACCGTCCCGTGTACGACGTCTCCGACGGCGTCGCCCACCTGCGGGTGGAGAACCGCTGCCTCCCCGCCGGCCCGACCGTCGTCGACACCCTGGCCAACGCCGCCTTCTACTACGGCCTGGTCCGGGCGCTGGCCGAACAGCCCCGCCCGATCTGGACCAGGCTCCCCTTCGAACGGGCCGACCAGAACTTCCAGAACGGCGCCCGGCACGGCATCGACGCCGTCCAGTGGTGGCCCCGCAGCGGCCGCGGCGCCCGCGGCGGGGTCGAACTCCCGGCCACCGACCTGGTGCTGAACGAACTGCTGCCGCTCGCCCACCAGGGCCTGGACGAGTGGGGCATCGAGCCCCGCGACCGGGACCGCTACCTCGGCATCATCGAGCAGCGCTGCCTGCGCCGCACCAACGGCGCCGCCTGGCAGGCCGCCACCGTCCACCGGCTTCGCGAGCACCACGGCCTCGGCCCGAACGAGGCGATCGCCGCGATGACCCGCCGCTACATCGAGTGCATGCGCACCGGCGAACCGGTGCACACCTGGCCGGTCGCCTGACCCCGGCCGGAGCTCCCGCGGCCGCCCCGGCCCTCGCGGCGATGTTTCACGGGAGCCTCATCTTCCTGTGAAAGGATGATCTGCCCGGGGCGGCAGCACGCCCCGGGCCGATCGTCCGCCCCCGGGAGAACCGTGACCACCGCCTCGGCCGAGCCCGCCACCACGCCCCAGACCCCCTCGCGCCGGCTGCTCGCCGCCGAACTGCTGATCGTCCTCGGCCTCTCCCTCGGCGCCAGCGGCATCAGCTCGCTGATCAGCTTCGTCGGCTCGCTCACCGAACCCGCCGCGCTCGGCAGCCAGGTCGCCACCCTCAACGCCTCCCGCGCCCCCGGCCGCCCCTGGCTCGACCTGGCCTGGCAGCTCTACTACGTCGCCCGCGGCCTGATGCCCGTCGTCCTGGTCGGCTACCTGCTGGTCCGCGAGGGCGCCGCGCTGCGCGTCCTCGGCTTCGACCTGACCCGCAAGCTCTCCGACCTCGGCCGCGGCGCGGTGGTCGCGGCCTGCATCGGCGGTTCCGGCCTGGCCCTCTACCTCGGCGCCCAGGCCGCCGGGTTCAACCTCACCGTCGCCCCCTCCGGCCTGCCCGACGTCTGGTGGCGAATCCCGGTCCTGGTCGCCTCCGCCTGGCAGAACGCCATCCTGGAGGAGGTCGTGGTGGTCGGCTACCTGCTGCGCCGACTGCACCAACTCGGCTGGGGCTGGCCCGCGGCGATCGCCGCCAGCTCGGTGCTGCGCGGTTCCTACCACCTCTACCAGGGCGTCGGCGGCCTGGTCGGCAACATGGTGATGGGCGTGGTCTTCTGCCTGCTCTACCGCCGCTGGCAGCGGGTCGGCCCGCTGGTCGCCGCGCACGCCCTGATCGACACCACCGCCTTCGTCGGCTACGCCCTGCTGGCCGGCCACGTCAGCTGGCTGCCCTGACCGGTCCGTCCCCCGCCGCTACGCTCCATGACCCGATACCTGACGCACCGTCACCGCGCGGCGGTAGGGTGGTTCCGACGAGCACGGCTACGCGGAACGGGGGAGCGGCAGATGGACGGACAATCGAGCCGGCACGGCGATCGGGTGAGCCGGGTGGCGGACGCCCTGCACAAGCTCACCGGCCGC
This is a stretch of genomic DNA from Kitasatospora fiedleri. It encodes these proteins:
- a CDS encoding GNAT family N-acetyltransferase; translated protein: MSEDATLPELVRAWVSGWTVSRGAADPAPEPWGWSIDVGQARHVRRHVLPAPAEADVRKLGEAAAPWTWLKLFAEEERVLPWIGPGWHQDAPGHLMTVHLRPERPAVPAGYRITTWSRGGTVRALIRTADGAFAARGQVGLAPATPLGGRVDAPLLAVADQIETAPSTAAAASARS
- a CDS encoding DUF5999 family protein; translation: MCQHRTECPPADSADREAAVPVARHPEQGWSLLCNGVLLFDDTGELLPDGRVIAPRRSLLIAA
- a CDS encoding glutamate--cysteine ligase translates to MGEKVVATRAELADRQLYRRKLQSCLDVLGRMLREERFDRPKAMMGLEIELNLADERGLPVLGNERVLEAISSDDFQTELGRFNIEVNVAPRRLGGHVFEDLREELDTGLRYADRRAADAGARIVMVGILPTLGLEHAGLDAMSRNNRYSLLSDQIMAARGEDIALDIDGVERLAVDSVSMVAEAAATSLQLHLQVTPARFASVWNAAQAICGAQLALGANSPFLFGRELWRETRPVLFQQACDTRSAELKAQGVRPITWFGERWVDSALDLFAENLRYFPALLPICDDEDPVKVLASGGVPRLGEMRLHNGTVYRWNRPVYDVSDGVAHLRVENRCLPAGPTVVDTLANAAFYYGLVRALAEQPRPIWTRLPFERADQNFQNGARHGIDAVQWWPRSGRGARGGVELPATDLVLNELLPLAHQGLDEWGIEPRDRDRYLGIIEQRCLRRTNGAAWQAATVHRLREHHGLGPNEAIAAMTRRYIECMRTGEPVHTWPVA
- a CDS encoding CPBP family intramembrane glutamic endopeptidase; this translates as MTTASAEPATTPQTPSRRLLAAELLIVLGLSLGASGISSLISFVGSLTEPAALGSQVATLNASRAPGRPWLDLAWQLYYVARGLMPVVLVGYLLVREGAALRVLGFDLTRKLSDLGRGAVVAACIGGSGLALYLGAQAAGFNLTVAPSGLPDVWWRIPVLVASAWQNAILEEVVVVGYLLRRLHQLGWGWPAAIAASSVLRGSYHLYQGVGGLVGNMVMGVVFCLLYRRWQRVGPLVAAHALIDTTAFVGYALLAGHVSWLP